The following proteins are co-located in the Flammeovirga kamogawensis genome:
- a CDS encoding D-2-hydroxyacid dehydrogenase produces the protein MMPKIVFLDTNTLGNDVHEELQRFKNLGDVIYYDSTTANEITDKVKNAEIIVTNKVVITKEIMASCSQLKLIVVTATGTNNVDLTAAKELEIVVKNAVNYSSESVAQQTFAMLLSLMNGIHTYDSRVKSGQYSEGTSFTWIGNSFSEIAGKRFGIIGLGNIGTRVAEIATAFGAEVIYYSTSGISRNEKYKLVDKEELFSTSDIISIHSPLNDKTANFVGEEEFKLMPTSSILINTGRGGIVNESDLANALNTNEIAGAAVDVFAVEPIQENNPLLSIDVPGKILLSPHVAWASKEARKKLLEITYANIKEVNQS, from the coding sequence ATGATGCCAAAAATAGTTTTTTTAGATACAAATACTCTTGGAAATGATGTACATGAAGAGCTACAGCGTTTTAAAAATTTAGGAGACGTTATTTACTATGATTCTACTACTGCAAATGAGATTACCGATAAGGTGAAAAATGCAGAAATTATAGTTACTAATAAGGTAGTGATAACTAAAGAGATTATGGCATCTTGCTCACAATTAAAATTAATTGTAGTAACTGCCACAGGTACAAATAATGTAGATCTAACTGCTGCAAAAGAGCTTGAGATTGTTGTTAAAAATGCAGTGAATTACTCCTCAGAAAGTGTTGCTCAACAAACGTTTGCTATGCTACTTTCTTTAATGAATGGAATACATACTTATGATTCACGTGTAAAATCAGGTCAATACTCTGAAGGAACATCCTTTACTTGGATTGGAAATAGCTTTTCAGAAATTGCCGGAAAACGTTTTGGAATAATAGGTTTAGGTAATATAGGAACTAGAGTAGCCGAAATTGCCACTGCTTTTGGAGCAGAGGTTATTTATTATTCTACATCTGGTATTTCAAGAAATGAAAAATATAAATTGGTAGATAAAGAAGAACTTTTCTCTACTTCGGATATTATCTCAATTCACTCTCCGTTGAATGATAAAACTGCTAATTTTGTTGGGGAAGAAGAGTTTAAATTAATGCCTACATCAAGCATATTGATTAATACTGGTAGAGGAGGAATAGTAAATGAAAGTGATTTAGCAAATGCACTTAACACGAATGAAATAGCAGGAGCAGCAGTTGATGTTTTTGCAGTAGAACCTATACAAGAAAATAACCCTCTATTATCTATTGATGTTCCTGGAAAAATTTTATTATCTCCTCATGTTGCATGGGCTAGTAAAGAAGCAAGAAAAAAATTATTAGAGATTACTTATGCTAATATTAAGGAGGTGAATCAGAGTTAA
- a CDS encoding leucine-rich repeat domain-containing protein has protein sequence MITKNIKKGFLVFMICLFASPSFAQDNLSMEWWNGLDKYWKGIFTSQLMWQEDNMTEEGLQKIKALTSINASAYDDYGDERIITSLEPIAALTNLEDIDISYTRVKDLSPLKNMHNLKRLNLAYSRVNDLTPLDHSMTIHELFLSGTRVKSLTPIANIPLESLDLFQNKAFEDWASISTFKTLKSLSIDETKAEDLSFVSSIKELEELKLSYTKVADLTPIKKLKKLKLLQIQKTQIVDLSPIKKLKNLEHLNISNTEITDITALSKLKKLHTFYFSDSKVSDISTLSNSVAMNELTLSNTPVTDLNPLSTLENLSILIITGTQVKDVSAMVGVKSLSIMYFRDTQVSKEDIDKFKTERPNVETDFF, from the coding sequence ATGATTACTAAAAACATTAAGAAAGGCTTTTTAGTCTTTATGATCTGCTTATTTGCTTCACCTTCTTTTGCTCAAGATAATTTATCAATGGAATGGTGGAATGGTCTTGATAAATATTGGAAAGGCATATTTACATCTCAATTAATGTGGCAAGAAGATAATATGACGGAAGAAGGCTTACAGAAAATTAAAGCACTTACTTCTATTAATGCTTCTGCTTATGATGATTATGGTGATGAAAGAATTATCACATCTTTAGAACCAATAGCTGCGTTAACAAATTTAGAAGATATTGATATTTCTTATACTAGAGTTAAAGATTTGTCACCTCTAAAAAATATGCACAATCTTAAAAGGTTAAATTTAGCTTATTCTAGAGTAAATGATTTAACTCCTTTAGATCATTCTATGACGATACACGAGCTATTCCTTTCTGGAACAAGAGTGAAATCTTTAACTCCTATTGCCAATATCCCGCTAGAAAGTTTAGATTTATTCCAAAATAAAGCATTTGAAGATTGGGCATCTATCTCTACTTTTAAAACTTTAAAATCTCTTTCTATTGATGAAACAAAAGCTGAAGATTTATCCTTTGTTTCTTCTATCAAAGAATTAGAAGAATTAAAGTTATCGTATACCAAAGTAGCTGATTTGACTCCAATAAAGAAGTTGAAAAAATTAAAGTTGCTTCAAATTCAAAAAACTCAGATAGTTGACTTATCTCCTATCAAGAAATTAAAAAATCTAGAGCACTTAAACATTAGTAATACAGAAATTACAGATATTACAGCCTTATCAAAATTAAAAAAATTACACACTTTTTACTTTTCTGATAGCAAGGTATCTGATATTTCTACTCTTTCTAATAGTGTAGCAATGAACGAACTTACACTCTCTAACACTCCTGTTACAGATTTAAATCCACTTTCTACGCTAGAAAACCTAAGTATACTTATTATTACAGGAACTCAAGTAAAGGATGTTTCTGCAATGGTAGGTGTGAAATCCTTATCAATTATGTACTTCAGAGATACACAAGTTTCTAAAGAAGATATTGATAAATTTAAAACTGAAAGACCTAATGTAGAAACAGACTTTTTCTAG
- a CDS encoding thiol-disulfide oxidoreductase DCC family protein encodes MNSEKKIILFDGICNLCDHSVQFIIRNEKSDIFQFCSLQSDEGIQLLKQYNLPLDYTDSIVLISDNKVFTKSNAALKIAQHLKFPLSIIALGKFLPNKFNNFWYDLIAKYRYKLFGKKTDTCELIHQNKKYTASNK; translated from the coding sequence ATGAATTCAGAAAAAAAAATTATTCTTTTTGATGGTATTTGTAATCTCTGTGACCATAGTGTGCAGTTTATTATAAGAAATGAAAAAAGTGATATTTTTCAATTTTGTTCATTACAATCTGATGAGGGTATTCAACTTTTAAAGCAGTATAACCTTCCGCTTGATTACACCGATAGCATCGTATTAATATCTGACAATAAAGTATTTACCAAATCAAATGCTGCTCTAAAAATTGCACAACACTTAAAATTTCCTCTATCGATTATCGCTTTAGGTAAATTCTTACCAAACAAGTTTAATAATTTTTGGTACGATCTTATTGCAAAGTATAGATATAAACTATTTGGCAAAAAAACGGATACATGCGAATTGATTCATCAAAATAAAAAATATACCGCTTCCAATAAGTAG
- the gldC gene encoding gliding motility protein GldC, with amino-acid sequence MKESNIRIKVELDEKSIPEKIFWKADDSDQIGLSETKAFDLNIWDHERKETLRIGLWGKEMTVEEMKFFYIDAIGGIAQNIFNATGDEKMASEIHKMCQKLSDHVKETTNKGK; translated from the coding sequence ATGAAAGAGTCAAATATCCGTATCAAAGTTGAGTTAGATGAAAAAAGTATCCCAGAGAAAATTTTCTGGAAAGCAGATGACTCAGACCAAATAGGTTTATCAGAAACTAAAGCTTTTGATTTAAATATCTGGGACCATGAACGTAAAGAAACATTACGTATTGGGTTATGGGGAAAAGAAATGACCGTAGAAGAAATGAAGTTTTTCTATATTGATGCTATTGGAGGTATTGCACAAAATATCTTTAATGCAACAGGTGATGAGAAAATGGCTTCTGAGATACATAAAATGTGTCAGAAGCTTTCTGATCATGTGAAAGAAACAACGAATAAAGGAAAGTAG
- a CDS encoding amidophosphoribosyltransferase, with protein MSEVIKHECGIAMLRLRKPLSYFIEKYGTPTYAISKMYLLMEKQRNRGQDGAGIASIKLDLEPGFPFVDRARSVEADPINDIFKKVGKKLNKISKDNTKYFDADYLRQNIPFMGDVYMGHLRYGTHGKNTIAHCHPFMRNNNWRSRQLIMAGNFNMTNVDELFDKLVHLGQHPKENVDTVTVMEKIGHFLDLEVQDLFQKNNNAGLTNIEISNKIEEELDLCKVLTRSCKDFDGGYAIMGLTGYGGSFVARDVNGIRPAYYYADDEIVVVASEKTAIKTAFNADYDLIKEIKPGHALIVNKDSSYEEKEYLKPQEKLSCSFERIYFSRGTDPAIYEERKKLGELLVPKVLKALDYDLENTVFSYIPNTAETAFLGMMAGMDKYLVKKRLEAIENGVSGEELEKMMTFRPRQEKLVIKDVKARTFIADDTMRDDMVAHVYDTTYEVIKKKVDTLVVIDDSIVRGTTLEKSIIQMLDRLEPKRIIVVSSAPQIRYPDCYGINMSKMKEFVAFRAMINLVKKRNMEELLDEVYYRSKSILRKDVIDENLVQTLYNQFSDEEISQEIAEIIKLDHIKADVEVIYQTVDNLHEACPHHLGDWYFTGNFPTNGGMKVANQAFVNYMEGKEVRAY; from the coding sequence GTGAGTGAAGTCATAAAACACGAGTGTGGCATTGCAATGCTACGACTTAGGAAACCTCTTTCTTATTTTATTGAGAAATATGGTACTCCAACGTATGCTATCAGCAAGATGTACCTTTTGATGGAGAAGCAACGCAACCGTGGTCAAGATGGAGCCGGTATTGCTAGTATTAAACTAGACTTAGAACCGGGATTTCCGTTTGTAGATAGAGCTCGGTCAGTGGAAGCAGATCCAATTAACGACATCTTCAAAAAGGTAGGCAAAAAACTAAACAAGATCAGCAAAGACAACACGAAGTACTTCGATGCTGACTACCTCAGACAAAACATCCCTTTTATGGGCGATGTATACATGGGACACCTTCGTTACGGTACTCATGGTAAAAATACAATTGCTCACTGTCACCCCTTCATGCGTAATAACAATTGGAGAAGTAGACAACTCATCATGGCCGGTAACTTTAACATGACAAATGTTGACGAGCTCTTCGATAAGCTTGTTCACCTTGGTCAGCATCCTAAAGAAAATGTGGATACTGTTACAGTGATGGAAAAAATCGGTCACTTTTTGGATCTAGAAGTACAAGACCTCTTCCAAAAAAACAACAACGCTGGTTTAACTAATATTGAAATTTCGAACAAAATTGAGGAAGAACTTGATTTATGCAAGGTACTAACTCGTTCGTGTAAAGATTTTGATGGAGGTTATGCTATCATGGGTCTAACTGGCTATGGTGGTAGTTTTGTAGCAAGAGATGTAAACGGCATTCGCCCTGCATATTACTATGCAGATGACGAAATTGTAGTTGTTGCATCAGAAAAAACAGCTATCAAAACGGCTTTCAATGCAGATTATGATCTAATCAAAGAAATTAAACCTGGTCATGCTTTAATTGTAAACAAAGATTCTTCTTACGAAGAGAAAGAATACTTAAAACCTCAAGAAAAATTATCTTGTAGTTTTGAGCGTATCTATTTCTCTCGTGGAACTGATCCTGCAATTTACGAGGAGCGTAAAAAATTAGGTGAACTTCTTGTACCTAAAGTGCTTAAAGCTTTAGACTATGATCTTGAAAACACTGTTTTCTCTTATATTCCTAACACTGCCGAAACTGCTTTCTTAGGAATGATGGCTGGAATGGATAAATATCTTGTTAAGAAACGTCTAGAAGCTATTGAAAATGGCGTATCTGGCGAGGAACTTGAGAAGATGATGACGTTCCGTCCTAGACAAGAAAAGCTTGTAATTAAAGATGTTAAAGCACGTACGTTTATTGCAGACGACACAATGCGTGATGACATGGTTGCTCACGTTTATGATACAACTTACGAAGTAATTAAAAAGAAAGTTGATACTCTTGTAGTTATCGATGATTCTATTGTAAGAGGTACTACTCTAGAAAAATCTATCATTCAGATGTTAGATAGATTAGAGCCTAAACGTATCATTGTTGTTTCTTCAGCACCACAAATTAGATATCCTGATTGCTACGGTATCAATATGTCTAAAATGAAGGAGTTTGTTGCTTTTAGAGCAATGATCAACTTGGTGAAGAAAAGAAATATGGAAGAGCTATTGGATGAAGTGTATTACCGTTCTAAATCAATTCTTCGTAAGGATGTAATTGACGAAAACTTGGTACAAACTCTTTATAATCAATTCTCGGACGAGGAAATCAGTCAAGAAATTGCTGAAATTATAAAACTTGATCATATTAAAGCAGATGTTGAAGTAATCTATCAAACTGTAGATAACTTACACGAAGCTTGTCCACATCACCTTGGAGATTGGTACTTTACAGGTAACTTCCCTACAAACGGAGGTATGAAGGTAGCAAATCAAGCATTTGTAAACTATATGGAAGGAAAAGAAGTAAGAGCATATTAG
- a CDS encoding putative quinol monooxygenase, giving the protein MLHRFVRMSFQEDKIEDFKKIFTTIQSTIEGFEGCHSVILLQDKNVNKFMTFSIWDNEDALNNYRDSDFFKQTWIKTKKMFDDKPEAFSMYKQ; this is encoded by the coding sequence ATGTTACATAGATTTGTCCGTATGTCTTTCCAGGAAGACAAAATTGAAGATTTTAAAAAGATATTTACAACGATCCAATCTACTATTGAGGGTTTTGAAGGGTGCCACTCTGTTATACTCCTTCAAGATAAGAATGTAAATAAATTTATGACATTTAGTATTTGGGATAACGAAGATGCCTTAAATAATTATAGAGATTCTGACTTTTTTAAACAGACTTGGATAAAAACAAAAAAAATGTTTGACGATAAGCCTGAAGCATTTTCAATGTATAAACAATAA
- a CDS encoding 6-pyruvoyl trahydropterin synthase family protein, protein MKIFKSYTFEAAHFLPHMPVGHPCRRIHGHSWKMELHFDGELVLPYEWLIDFHEIDTAVDPIYKILDHNFLNEVEGLENPTSEVISMWVWNKVKPKLPALYKVVIFETPEAGSEYLGE, encoded by the coding sequence ATGAAGATTTTTAAATCATATACTTTTGAGGCTGCACATTTCCTACCTCACATGCCAGTAGGGCATCCATGTAGAAGAATCCACGGTCATTCTTGGAAAATGGAATTGCATTTTGATGGTGAATTAGTTTTACCATATGAGTGGCTAATTGATTTCCACGAAATTGATACTGCAGTTGATCCAATTTATAAAATATTAGACCACAATTTCTTAAATGAAGTAGAGGGATTAGAAAATCCTACATCAGAAGTTATATCAATGTGGGTTTGGAATAAAGTAAAGCCAAAATTACCTGCATTGTATAAAGTTGTAATTTTTGAAACACCTGAAGCTGGATCAGAATATTTAGGTGAGTAA
- a CDS encoding cytochrome c oxidase subunit I translates to MSSVVLDVEHNDVHSHDDHHEHHGNFWTNYVFSYDHKVIAKQYLISGILWAIIGGGLSLLFRIQLGFPEANLEWLRPLLGDWITESGKMDTTFYLAAVTMHGTIMVFFVLTAGLSGTFSNFLIPLQIGARDMASGFMNMLSYWLFALASVIMLASLFTSTGPASGGWVIYPPLSALPQAVSGSGIGMTLWLVSMVFFIASSLLGSINYISTVINLRTAGMSFAKMPLTIWSFFITAVIGILSFPVLFAAALLLVFDRSFGTSFYLSDIYIQGELLEHSGGSPILFQHLFWFLGHPEVYIVLLPALGLTSEVISTNSRKPIFGYRAMIGSMLGIAFLSFIVWAHHMFVSGMNPFLGTIFMFLTLIIAVPSAVKAFNYITTLFRGNIVFTPAMLFSIGLVSLFISGGVTGIILGNSALDIQLHDTYFVVAHFHLVMGSAAFFGMMAGVYHWFPKMFGKMMNSGLGYVHFWLTFLGAYMVFFPMHYIGIAGFPRRYYSFTNFDAFSTFADLNAFISIAAIVTVTGQFIFIFNFFWSMFRGKNAPLNPWGSNTLEWTTPRKPGHGNWPGALPIVYRWPYDYSKPDADKDGFGDFIPQDVPLSKTMESNTDEERVLAQLDSDLQKLGEEREKNPFI, encoded by the coding sequence ATGTCAAGCGTAGTATTAGACGTAGAACATAATGATGTTCATTCTCATGATGATCATCATGAACATCACGGTAATTTCTGGACCAACTATGTGTTCTCTTATGACCATAAGGTAATTGCAAAACAATACCTAATTTCAGGTATACTTTGGGCAATTATAGGTGGTGGCTTATCACTTTTATTCCGTATTCAATTAGGTTTTCCTGAAGCTAACCTAGAGTGGTTAAGACCATTATTAGGTGATTGGATTACTGAATCTGGTAAAATGGATACGACATTTTATCTAGCAGCAGTTACAATGCACGGTACTATTATGGTATTCTTCGTATTAACAGCTGGTTTAAGTGGTACATTCTCCAATTTCTTGATTCCATTACAAATTGGAGCAAGAGATATGGCTTCTGGATTTATGAACATGCTTTCTTACTGGTTATTTGCATTAGCTTCAGTAATTATGCTTGCTTCTTTATTTACTTCAACAGGACCTGCATCAGGTGGTTGGGTAATTTATCCTCCTTTGTCTGCATTACCTCAAGCAGTTTCTGGTTCTGGTATTGGTATGACATTATGGTTAGTTTCAATGGTATTTTTTATTGCATCAAGTTTACTTGGTTCAATTAACTATATTTCAACGGTAATCAACTTAAGAACTGCTGGTATGTCATTTGCAAAAATGCCATTAACAATCTGGTCTTTCTTTATTACAGCCGTAATTGGTATCCTTTCTTTCCCTGTATTATTTGCAGCGGCATTATTATTAGTATTTGATCGTAGTTTCGGAACATCCTTCTACTTATCAGATATTTATATTCAAGGAGAATTATTAGAACACTCAGGTGGTAGTCCAATTTTATTCCAGCACTTATTCTGGTTCTTAGGTCACCCAGAAGTATATATTGTACTTTTACCAGCTTTAGGTTTAACATCAGAAGTAATCTCTACAAACTCTAGAAAACCTATTTTTGGTTATAGAGCAATGATTGGTTCAATGTTGGGTATTGCATTCCTTTCATTTATTGTATGGGCACACCATATGTTTGTGTCTGGTATGAATCCATTCTTAGGTACAATATTTATGTTCTTAACGTTAATTATTGCTGTACCATCAGCTGTTAAGGCATTTAACTATATCACAACATTATTTAGAGGTAATATTGTATTTACTCCAGCAATGTTGTTCTCTATTGGTTTAGTATCATTATTTATCTCTGGTGGTGTAACAGGTATCATCTTAGGTAACTCAGCATTAGATATTCAATTACACGATACTTACTTTGTAGTTGCTCACTTCCACTTGGTAATGGGTTCTGCAGCATTCTTTGGAATGATGGCTGGTGTTTATCACTGGTTCCCAAAAATGTTTGGTAAGATGATGAACAGTGGTTTAGGATACGTACACTTTTGGTTAACTTTCCTAGGTGCTTATATGGTATTCTTCCCAATGCACTACATTGGTATTGCAGGTTTCCCAAGAAGATACTATTCATTTACTAATTTTGATGCGTTCTCTACATTTGCAGATTTAAATGCATTCATTTCTATCGCAGCAATTGTAACAGTAACAGGTCAATTTATCTTTATCTTTAACTTCTTCTGGAGTATGTTTAGAGGTAAAAATGCACCATTAAACCCTTGGGGATCGAACACTTTAGAGTGGACTACACCAAGAAAACCAGGTCATGGTAACTGGCCAGGAGCATTACCAATTGTATACCGTTGGCCTTATGACTACTCTAAGCCAGATGCTGACAAAGATGGGTTTGGTGATTTTATTCCTCAAGACGTTCCATTGTCAAAAACTATGGAATCTAACACTGATGAAGAAAGAGTATTAGCTCAATTAGATTCAGACCTACAGAAATTAGGTGAGGAAAGAGAGAAAAATCCTTTTATCTAG
- the holA gene encoding DNA polymerase III subunit delta, whose amino-acid sequence MAFTAESILADMKANKFAPMYVLQGDEPFYIDKIASYIEENALTEAEKSFNQTILYGKDTTLTQVLESARRFPMMAMRQVIIVKEGQDLPDLNRKGSQDIFAQYAANPVPTTVLVIALKNKKLDGRGAAKKAIEKNAVLLDTKKMYDNKIPNWIKSYCKDKNYKIKDRAINLIAEYIGNDLIRIANELEKLMLNYSNDTEISEALIAKHIGISREYNVFELQNALGKKDILKANRIVMYFNENPKSNPFVVVVGTLFSYFSKVLVVHENYSQADQVLSKLLGVNPYFIKDYKSAANNYPREKVLNVIESLQDADLKAKGIRASLSDDENLKELVFKILH is encoded by the coding sequence ATGGCATTTACTGCAGAATCTATATTAGCAGATATGAAAGCAAACAAGTTCGCACCTATGTATGTATTACAAGGTGATGAACCGTTCTATATAGATAAAATTGCTTCTTATATTGAAGAAAATGCTTTAACTGAAGCCGAGAAAAGTTTTAATCAAACAATATTGTATGGTAAGGACACAACCTTAACACAAGTATTAGAAAGTGCACGTCGATTTCCAATGATGGCAATGAGACAGGTTATTATTGTAAAGGAAGGACAAGATTTACCTGATCTGAATAGAAAAGGAAGTCAAGACATCTTTGCTCAATATGCAGCTAACCCTGTTCCTACAACGGTACTTGTAATTGCTCTCAAAAATAAAAAATTAGACGGTAGAGGGGCTGCTAAAAAGGCAATAGAAAAAAATGCAGTCTTATTAGATACAAAAAAAATGTACGATAACAAGATTCCAAATTGGATCAAATCGTACTGTAAAGATAAAAATTATAAAATTAAAGATAGAGCAATTAACTTAATTGCAGAGTATATAGGTAATGATCTAATTCGTATTGCTAATGAATTAGAGAAATTAATGCTCAACTATTCAAACGACACAGAAATATCCGAAGCTTTAATAGCAAAGCACATCGGGATAAGTAGAGAATACAATGTATTCGAATTACAAAATGCATTAGGGAAAAAAGATATTTTAAAGGCTAACCGTATTGTTATGTACTTTAATGAGAACCCTAAAAGTAATCCTTTTGTTGTAGTGGTTGGTACTTTGTTCTCCTACTTTTCTAAGGTATTAGTAGTACATGAAAATTATAGTCAGGCAGACCAAGTGTTATCTAAATTATTGGGTGTTAACCCTTATTTTATTAAAGATTACAAATCTGCTGCTAATAATTACCCAAGAGAAAAGGTTTTAAATGTAATAGAATCTCTTCAAGATGCTGATTTAAAGGCTAAAGGTATTCGTGCATCACTTTCTGATGACGAAAATCTTAAAGAATTGGTGTTTAAAATCCTTCATTAG